The following are encoded in a window of Arthrobacter antioxidans genomic DNA:
- a CDS encoding GAF and ANTAR domain-containing protein, whose product MTEHNEGRVREDPATGEGPVTGEDSSERRGKPSSHHGDNDRERDLATELAELARSLQQEPDSDAVLAGFVHAALELIPGVDEGSVSVVIGRKNVGSRGASGDLPARIDALQMETGEGPCLEAAYEHRTVRVPDMAHEERWPLFAQRATEAGAKGMLSIQLWVEGDDLGALNLYSYEANAFTDESENVGLLVASHAAVAFAEAEKSRQLHAAVDSRDAIGQAKGILMERHKVTGDQAFFVLSMASQRSNTKLKDVADHLITSGELPAKKTAR is encoded by the coding sequence ATGACTGAGCACAATGAAGGCCGCGTCCGTGAGGATCCGGCGACAGGAGAGGGCCCCGTGACGGGTGAGGATTCCAGCGAACGTCGGGGCAAGCCGTCGTCGCATCACGGCGACAACGACCGGGAGCGTGATCTCGCCACGGAACTGGCCGAGCTCGCCCGATCGCTGCAGCAGGAACCGGACTCGGACGCGGTCCTCGCCGGGTTCGTCCACGCGGCCCTCGAACTGATCCCCGGGGTCGACGAAGGTTCAGTCAGCGTCGTCATCGGACGGAAGAACGTCGGTTCGCGGGGCGCATCCGGGGATCTTCCGGCGCGGATCGATGCGCTGCAGATGGAGACCGGGGAGGGCCCGTGCCTGGAAGCGGCATACGAGCACCGGACGGTGCGGGTCCCGGACATGGCGCACGAGGAACGGTGGCCGCTCTTCGCCCAGCGGGCCACCGAGGCCGGCGCCAAGGGTATGCTGTCCATCCAGCTGTGGGTCGAAGGTGACGACCTCGGGGCCCTGAACCTCTATTCGTACGAGGCCAACGCGTTCACGGACGAGTCGGAGAACGTGGGCCTGCTCGTGGCCTCCCATGCCGCCGTGGCGTTCGCCGAGGCCGAGAAGAGCCGGCAACTCCATGCAGCCGTCGATTCGAGGGATGCCATCGGCCAGGCCAAGGGCATCCTCATGGAACGCCACAAGGTGACCGGGGACCAGGCGTTCTTCGTCCTGTCGATGGCCAGCCAGCGCAGCAACACCAAGCTGAAGGACGTCGCCGACCACCTCATCACCAGCGGTGAACTCCCCGCGAAGAAGACCGCACGCTAG
- a CDS encoding endo-1,4-beta-xylanase, producing MQVRSSIAAAVLASAMVLPAAAPALAAQHQPPRPHGIEKKDTLRWVAPQDLEVGTAVAGGGHHETQPYPDPFTFDQEYREGLAAEFSSVSPENQLKWEFVHPEQGTYRFAEMDAIVQFAQENKQVVRGHTLFWHSQNPAWLEEGDFTKNELRAILKDHIQTVVGRYAGKIQQWDVANEIFNDDGTLRTTDNIWIRELGPEIIADAFRWAHEADPKATLFFNDYGVEGINAKSNAYLELIPRLQAQGVPVDGFAIQGHLSTRYGFPGDLQANLQRFDDLGLETAITEIDVRMDVAAGSSPTDAQLATQASYYQRALDACVSVDECNSFTIWGFTDKYSWVPVFFSGEGEATVMWNDFTRKPAYYALQDTLEQASPGRGNR from the coding sequence ATGCAGGTTCGTTCATCCATCGCCGCGGCAGTCCTCGCGTCCGCCATGGTCCTTCCCGCGGCGGCGCCCGCGCTCGCGGCGCAGCACCAGCCGCCCCGCCCCCACGGGATCGAGAAGAAGGACACCCTCCGCTGGGTGGCCCCGCAGGACCTCGAGGTCGGCACGGCCGTCGCGGGCGGCGGCCACCACGAGACGCAGCCCTACCCGGATCCCTTCACCTTCGACCAGGAGTACCGGGAGGGCCTTGCGGCGGAGTTCAGCTCGGTCTCACCCGAGAACCAGCTGAAGTGGGAGTTCGTCCACCCGGAGCAGGGCACCTACCGGTTCGCCGAGATGGACGCGATCGTGCAGTTCGCCCAGGAGAACAAGCAGGTGGTCCGCGGCCACACCCTGTTCTGGCACAGCCAGAACCCCGCCTGGCTCGAGGAGGGCGACTTCACAAAGAACGAGCTGCGCGCCATCCTCAAGGACCACATCCAGACCGTGGTGGGCCGGTACGCGGGGAAGATCCAGCAGTGGGACGTCGCCAACGAGATCTTCAACGACGACGGGACCCTGCGCACCACGGACAACATCTGGATCCGCGAGCTCGGCCCGGAGATCATCGCCGATGCGTTCCGCTGGGCGCACGAGGCGGATCCCAAGGCCACGCTGTTCTTCAACGACTACGGCGTGGAGGGCATCAACGCGAAGAGCAACGCCTACCTCGAACTGATCCCGCGGCTGCAGGCACAGGGTGTCCCGGTGGACGGCTTCGCCATCCAGGGCCACCTGAGCACGCGCTACGGTTTCCCGGGCGACCTGCAGGCCAACCTGCAGCGCTTCGACGACCTGGGCCTCGAGACGGCGATCACCGAGATCGACGTGCGCATGGACGTCGCGGCGGGGTCCTCGCCGACGGACGCCCAGCTCGCGACGCAGGCGAGCTACTACCAGCGCGCCCTGGACGCGTGCGTGAGTGTCGACGAGTGCAATTCCTTCACCATCTGGGGCTTCACCGACAAGTACTCGTGGGTGCCCGTGTTCTTCAGCGGCGAGGGCGAGGCGACCGTCATGTGGAACGACTTCACCCGCAAGCCCGCCTACTACGCGCTGCAGGACACCCTGGAGCAGGCGTCCCCCGGTCGCGGCAACCGCTGA
- a CDS encoding endo-1,4-beta-xylanase yields the protein MGRRCLIAGATAVGLVAGAGALALPAANAEEPAVLLSEDFEDGAFGPLVQNGGATLSVVDADGDKALLVKGRTNDYDGVKTPAALLQAGGTYSFSAQVKLAAAGTTTSARFVVEPAYSWVGNTTVSADAWTTVSGTFTAPAGADPATLRAYLGTGDLGAPYDYLVDDVVITGTAGPGDGGAWQPTPDPAFVPGGATNPSTTPLAAARGAGNAVALTFDDGPNPGETAAVLDLLKDKGITATFCVIGQNVQADGGAALLRRIVAEGHTLCNHGTSFADMGSWSPAQIEADLKENLRIIRDAAGDPALQVPYFRAPNGSWGSTGEVAAALGMQPLGLGNVIADWDGNDLGEATLTANLRGAFTPGAVVLAHDGGGDRTTTVRAVTTVVNEKLAEGWTFTLPRGGAGVATTITSGFETGADGWTARGDGVGVTPGTDARTGTGSLLVTDRTQPWHGAALDVTAGLPVGTAVEVSVWAKLAPGEAPASLKVSVQRDNGAGSAYEGVAGAAATVSADGWTQLRGTYTLGAAADRAQVYVEGPVGTDFLLDDFSLAPIVEKPVQTDLPGLKDVLGVDGIEHVGVAIDARETVGTAADLLRQHYNAVTPENAGKPESVQPVEGQFAFTQLDQLLDFADANDVEVYGHVLAWHSQTPAWFFRDGTRDLTDSPADQALLKARMEAHIKGIADHIDARYPDGDSPVWAWDVVNEVIADGGTANPHDMRDSRWFQVLGEGFVDEAFRLADRYFPDAALFINDYNTEMPEKRADYLSLISALEARDVPIDGVGHQAHVDVARPVEWLEDSIVAVERLNPELLQAITELDVNASTENQGADVSGAPQDPYSPAFEDDADAAAEVGYYYRDLFAMLREHDESVDSVTFWGISNARTWLRTWPMARPWEQPLPFDDELQATPAYWGIVDPSRLPARPADVLPPRIADRSDVQAVSNGASGAKVKYALPSAIDTLDGAVPLDCDPAPGSRFVIGVTTVTCTATDEAGNTRTGSFDVVVTRKQPGKP from the coding sequence ATGGGACGACGCTGCCTGATCGCGGGCGCCACGGCCGTCGGCCTGGTGGCCGGAGCCGGCGCCCTGGCGCTGCCCGCGGCGAACGCCGAGGAGCCCGCGGTGCTCCTCAGTGAGGACTTCGAGGACGGCGCCTTCGGGCCGCTGGTCCAGAACGGCGGAGCCACGCTGTCGGTGGTCGACGCCGACGGCGACAAGGCGCTGCTGGTGAAGGGCAGGACCAACGACTACGACGGCGTGAAGACGCCGGCCGCCCTCCTGCAGGCCGGTGGCACCTACTCCTTCTCCGCGCAGGTGAAGCTCGCCGCAGCCGGGACGACGACGTCGGCGCGCTTCGTCGTCGAACCCGCGTACAGCTGGGTGGGGAACACCACGGTCTCCGCCGATGCGTGGACCACCGTGAGCGGGACGTTCACCGCCCCCGCCGGTGCGGACCCGGCCACGCTGCGGGCCTACCTCGGAACGGGAGACCTCGGTGCACCGTACGACTACCTCGTGGACGACGTCGTGATCACCGGCACCGCCGGGCCGGGCGACGGCGGCGCCTGGCAGCCCACCCCGGATCCCGCCTTCGTCCCGGGCGGCGCCACGAACCCCTCGACCACCCCTCTCGCTGCAGCCCGCGGCGCCGGGAACGCCGTCGCCCTCACCTTCGACGACGGCCCCAACCCGGGCGAGACCGCCGCTGTCCTCGACCTCCTGAAGGACAAGGGCATCACCGCGACCTTCTGCGTCATCGGCCAGAACGTGCAGGCCGACGGCGGGGCGGCGCTGCTGCGGCGCATCGTCGCCGAGGGGCACACGCTGTGCAACCACGGCACGTCCTTCGCGGACATGGGATCGTGGAGCCCGGCGCAGATCGAGGCCGACCTCAAGGAGAACCTGCGCATCATCCGTGACGCCGCGGGCGATCCCGCCCTGCAGGTGCCGTACTTCAGGGCACCCAACGGCAGCTGGGGCTCCACCGGCGAGGTGGCCGCAGCACTCGGCATGCAGCCGCTCGGCCTCGGGAACGTCATCGCCGACTGGGACGGCAACGACCTCGGTGAGGCCACCCTCACGGCGAACCTCCGCGGGGCGTTCACCCCCGGCGCCGTGGTGCTCGCGCACGACGGCGGCGGGGACCGCACCACCACGGTCCGGGCCGTGACGACGGTCGTGAACGAGAAGCTCGCCGAGGGCTGGACGTTCACCCTCCCACGCGGCGGTGCCGGCGTCGCCACGACGATCACGAGCGGCTTCGAGACCGGCGCCGACGGCTGGACGGCTCGGGGCGACGGCGTCGGAGTCACCCCCGGCACCGACGCGCGCACCGGGACGGGCAGCCTGCTCGTCACCGACCGCACGCAGCCCTGGCACGGTGCCGCCCTCGACGTGACCGCAGGACTGCCCGTGGGCACGGCCGTGGAGGTCTCCGTGTGGGCGAAGCTCGCCCCGGGGGAGGCTCCCGCCTCCCTCAAGGTCTCCGTGCAGCGCGACAACGGTGCGGGAAGCGCCTACGAGGGCGTGGCCGGCGCCGCGGCGACCGTCTCGGCCGACGGCTGGACACAGCTCAGGGGCACCTACACGCTCGGGGCCGCGGCGGACAGGGCCCAGGTGTACGTCGAGGGCCCGGTGGGCACCGACTTCCTCCTCGACGACTTCAGCCTCGCGCCGATCGTCGAGAAGCCCGTCCAGACGGACCTGCCGGGGCTGAAGGACGTCCTCGGGGTCGACGGGATCGAGCACGTCGGGGTGGCCATCGACGCGCGCGAGACCGTGGGGACGGCCGCCGACCTCCTCCGGCAGCACTACAACGCCGTCACCCCGGAGAACGCGGGCAAGCCGGAGAGCGTGCAGCCGGTCGAGGGCCAGTTCGCCTTCACCCAGCTGGACCAGCTCCTGGACTTCGCCGATGCGAACGACGTCGAGGTCTACGGGCACGTCCTGGCCTGGCACTCGCAGACCCCGGCCTGGTTCTTCAGGGACGGGACACGCGACCTGACCGACAGCCCCGCCGACCAGGCGCTGCTGAAGGCCCGCATGGAAGCCCACATCAAGGGCATCGCCGACCACATCGACGCCCGCTACCCCGACGGGGACAGCCCCGTCTGGGCATGGGACGTCGTCAACGAGGTCATCGCCGACGGCGGCACCGCCAACCCGCACGACATGCGGGACAGCCGGTGGTTCCAGGTCCTCGGCGAGGGGTTCGTGGACGAGGCCTTCCGCCTCGCCGACCGCTACTTCCCCGACGCGGCCCTGTTCATCAACGACTACAACACCGAGATGCCGGAGAAGCGCGCCGACTACCTCTCGCTGATCAGTGCGCTCGAGGCACGCGACGTGCCGATCGACGGGGTGGGCCACCAGGCCCACGTGGACGTCGCCCGGCCGGTGGAGTGGCTCGAGGACTCCATCGTGGCGGTGGAGCGCCTGAACCCGGAGCTGCTGCAGGCCATCACCGAGCTCGACGTGAACGCCTCCACGGAGAACCAGGGCGCCGATGTCAGTGGTGCCCCGCAGGACCCGTACAGTCCGGCGTTCGAGGACGACGCGGACGCGGCGGCCGAGGTGGGCTACTACTACCGCGACCTGTTCGCGATGCTGCGGGAGCACGACGAGTCCGTGGACTCGGTGACCTTCTGGGGCATCAGCAACGCCCGCACCTGGCTGCGGACCTGGCCGATGGCCCGGCCCTGGGAGCAGCCCCTCCCGTTCGACGACGAGCTGCAGGCCACCCCGGCCTACTGGGGCATCGTCGATCCGTCACGCCTGCCCGCGCGGCCGGCCGACGTGCTGCCGCCCCGGATCGCGGACCGGTCCGATGTGCAGGCGGTCTCGAACGGTGCCAGCGGCGCGAAGGTGAAGTACGCCCTGCCGTCCGCCATCGACACCCTCGACGGCGCGGTCCCGCTGGACTGCGATCCGGCACCGGGCTCACGCTTCGTCATCGGTGTCACGACGGTCACCTGCACCGCCACGGACGAGGCGGGCAACACCCGCACCGGCTCGTTCGACGTCGTCGTGACCCGCAAGCAGCCCGGGAAGCCCTGA
- a CDS encoding LacI family DNA-binding transcriptional regulator — MQDNAHPAVTISAIASAAGVSVPTVSRVLNGRSDVAPATRERVEVLLREYGYRRRGAGRPAAAGLVDLVFNDLDSPWAVEIIRGVEESLNTEGLSMVVSAIHRRGGSDSTRKWLDTLGARASDGAILVTTDLDSFLHAELQRLNLPLVVVDPAGVPDLEVPTIGATNWTGAVTATEHLLQHNHRRIGFVAGRPGLWCSRARLDGYRAGLDAAGIAVDPELVIGGDFDYASGFAAGTELLARTERPTAIFAASDQMALGVYEAARQQGLRIPDDLSVVGFDDLPEAGWASPPLTTVRQPLSEMGSLAARTLVRLIRGEAVESPRIELSTRLVQRASVRALHP; from the coding sequence ATGCAGGACAATGCCCACCCCGCGGTGACGATCTCCGCTATCGCCTCCGCGGCGGGCGTGTCGGTCCCCACGGTGTCCCGCGTCCTCAACGGACGATCCGACGTCGCCCCCGCGACCCGCGAGCGGGTCGAGGTCCTGCTGCGGGAGTACGGTTACCGGCGGCGCGGCGCGGGGCGGCCGGCCGCGGCCGGCCTGGTGGACCTGGTGTTCAACGATCTCGACAGCCCTTGGGCGGTCGAGATCATCCGCGGCGTCGAGGAGTCGCTGAACACGGAGGGCCTGTCCATGGTGGTCTCGGCGATCCACCGCCGCGGCGGCAGCGACTCGACCCGCAAGTGGCTCGACACCCTGGGTGCTCGGGCCAGCGACGGCGCCATCCTCGTCACGACGGACCTCGATTCCTTCCTGCATGCGGAACTGCAGCGCCTCAACCTGCCCCTCGTCGTCGTGGACCCGGCCGGTGTACCCGATCTCGAAGTGCCGACCATCGGGGCGACCAACTGGACGGGCGCCGTCACCGCGACCGAGCACCTCCTCCAGCACAACCACCGCCGGATCGGGTTCGTCGCCGGCCGCCCGGGGCTCTGGTGCAGCAGGGCGCGCCTCGACGGCTACCGGGCGGGGCTCGACGCCGCCGGTATCGCCGTCGACCCCGAGCTCGTCATCGGCGGGGACTTCGACTACGCATCCGGATTCGCCGCCGGAACGGAGCTCCTCGCGCGGACCGAGCGGCCCACCGCGATCTTCGCGGCCAGCGACCAGATGGCCCTCGGGGTGTACGAGGCGGCCCGCCAGCAGGGGCTGCGGATCCCGGACGATCTCAGCGTGGTCGGCTTCGACGACCTCCCCGAGGCCGGCTGGGCCTCTCCTCCCCTCACCACGGTGCGCCAGCCCCTCTCCGAGATGGGGAGCCTCGCGGCCCGCACGCTCGTCCGCCTCATCCGCGGCGAGGCGGTCGAGAGCCCGCGGATCGAGCTCTCCACGCGTCTCGTCCAGCGGGCCAGCGTCCGCGCACTGCATCCCTAG
- a CDS encoding FGGY family carbohydrate kinase yields MALVAGVDSSTQSCKVVVVDTVTGAEVRTGRALHPAGTAVDPEAWWSALRAALESADGLGADVDAISVAGQQHGMVLLGHDGRVLRDALLWNDTRSADAARDLIGELGLGEIVARTGSAPVASFTGTKVRWVRDAEPDVVPAIAAVALPHDWLTWRLRGFGPEGESPLGPVLEELVTDRSDASGTGYWSPAADAYDLALFEHVLGRPGREARPDHGTPGEEARPGAVVLPRVLQADQAAGVVHGSFTASGDGRIVVGAGAGDNAGAALGLGAEEGDVVVSLGTSGTVFAVAADAVADGTGTVAGFADASGLFLPLVATLNAARVLSSVAEILGVDHDGFAELARAAGPGSDGVVLVPYFEGERTPNLPTAKASFHNLSIMSATRPNLARAAIEGMLCGLADALDAVRATGVQPRHLLLIGGAAQNAAVQEVAAQVFDLPVRVPAPGEYVARGAAAQAAWALTGSRPSWTLDTVEDRAVDHRPVIREQYRAAVGSLRL; encoded by the coding sequence ATGGCCCTCGTTGCCGGCGTCGACTCCTCGACGCAGAGCTGCAAGGTCGTCGTCGTCGACACCGTGACCGGCGCCGAGGTCCGCACCGGCCGTGCCCTCCATCCGGCGGGCACGGCCGTGGACCCGGAGGCCTGGTGGAGCGCACTGCGCGCTGCGCTGGAGTCCGCGGACGGCCTCGGGGCCGACGTCGACGCGATCTCCGTCGCGGGCCAGCAGCACGGGATGGTGCTGCTCGGCCATGACGGGAGGGTCCTCCGGGACGCCCTGCTGTGGAACGACACCCGGTCCGCGGACGCCGCCCGGGACCTGATCGGCGAACTGGGCCTCGGGGAGATCGTCGCCCGCACCGGGTCCGCCCCCGTGGCGTCCTTCACCGGCACCAAGGTGCGGTGGGTGCGCGACGCCGAGCCCGACGTCGTCCCGGCCATCGCCGCCGTGGCACTCCCCCACGACTGGCTGACCTGGCGGCTGCGCGGCTTCGGCCCGGAGGGCGAGTCGCCGCTCGGGCCGGTGCTGGAGGAACTGGTGACCGACCGCTCGGATGCGAGCGGCACCGGCTACTGGAGCCCCGCGGCGGACGCGTACGACCTCGCATTGTTCGAGCACGTGCTCGGTCGTCCGGGCCGTGAGGCACGCCCGGACCACGGAACCCCGGGAGAGGAGGCCCGCCCGGGCGCGGTGGTCCTCCCCCGCGTGCTGCAGGCGGATCAGGCCGCGGGCGTGGTCCACGGCTCCTTCACCGCGTCGGGTGACGGTCGCATCGTGGTCGGCGCGGGCGCAGGAGACAACGCGGGGGCCGCCCTCGGGCTCGGTGCGGAGGAGGGCGACGTCGTCGTGTCCCTCGGCACCAGCGGCACGGTCTTCGCCGTCGCCGCCGACGCCGTCGCGGATGGCACCGGGACCGTCGCCGGGTTCGCCGACGCCAGCGGGCTGTTCCTGCCGCTGGTGGCCACCCTCAACGCGGCGCGCGTCCTGTCCTCGGTGGCGGAGATCCTCGGCGTGGACCATGACGGCTTCGCGGAGCTGGCCAGGGCTGCCGGGCCGGGCTCGGACGGCGTGGTTCTCGTCCCCTACTTCGAGGGAGAGCGCACGCCCAACCTCCCGACGGCGAAGGCCAGCTTCCACAACCTCAGCATCATGTCCGCCACGCGGCCGAACCTGGCGCGGGCGGCCATCGAGGGCATGCTGTGCGGACTGGCCGACGCCCTGGACGCGGTGCGGGCCACGGGGGTGCAGCCGCGCCACCTGCTGCTGATCGGTGGCGCCGCCCAGAACGCGGCCGTGCAGGAGGTGGCGGCGCAGGTGTTCGACCTCCCCGTCCGCGTCCCGGCCCCCGGCGAATACGTGGCACGGGGGGCAGCGGCCCAGGCCGCATGGGCCCTGACGGGCTCGCGGCCGTCCTGGACGCTCGACACCGTGGAGGACCGCGCCGTCGATCACCGGCCGGTGATCCGGGAGCAGTACCGGGCGGCGGTGGGGTCCCTCCGGCTCTGA
- a CDS encoding alpha/beta fold hydrolase, with protein sequence MHPTPTLDDSAAAGTADVAALPVRGGLTCRVHRARQAPDPGSPRRLFVLVHGLGMSHRYFERLQRTLIGHGDTLVLDLPGFGGTPTPDHQLGVEAYAAVIARVLDEEGVQDCVVVGHSMGAQFVTELAIGRPDLVSRLVLIGPVTDSARSSVVQHALMLAADTLVEPPVNNLMVGSAYARCGIRWYLKELPVMLGYRLDDRLPLVTCPVLVVRGTLDIISGHDWCEKLTRTARHGRLVELTGRPHAAHRGGAMDIAAAILASLPDRGERFRESAQADAPRQEGLTPTHRTRTVRTYPPGPRPSGEVIEMRSVTVQDRQCRSYPDAHGSSAGRTEPDGGASVPVFVLIHGIGMSHRYFRRLGALLSAYGEVHLIDLPGYGWTRRPAHATTNEGTAELIGKLLDEAGASSCVVVGHSMGAQSATELAIERPDLVSHLVLIGAAVDAERRTARQQALRLGINSVFEKPLLSTVQFLDVLRCGPRWYVTQLGLAMSYPLEDRLPRVEQPVLVLRGSRDVVAGAAWSDRLARTARRGEAATIDGAPHAAHHSAAGAVATAIAGFLQRRRTG encoded by the coding sequence ATGCACCCCACTCCCACCCTCGATGACAGCGCCGCTGCCGGTACCGCGGACGTCGCAGCCCTGCCGGTGCGCGGCGGGCTGACCTGCCGCGTGCATCGCGCCCGGCAGGCACCGGACCCGGGGTCCCCGCGCCGGCTCTTCGTGCTGGTGCACGGGCTCGGGATGTCCCACCGCTACTTCGAGAGGCTGCAGCGCACGCTCATCGGGCACGGCGACACCCTCGTCCTGGATCTTCCCGGCTTCGGCGGGACGCCCACTCCGGACCATCAGCTCGGCGTCGAGGCGTACGCGGCGGTCATCGCCCGGGTGCTGGACGAGGAGGGCGTGCAGGACTGCGTGGTGGTCGGCCACTCGATGGGTGCCCAGTTCGTGACCGAGCTCGCCATCGGCCGGCCCGATCTCGTCTCCCGGCTCGTGCTGATCGGGCCGGTCACCGACTCCGCACGCAGTTCCGTGGTCCAGCACGCCCTCATGCTCGCCGCGGACACGCTCGTCGAACCCCCGGTCAACAACCTGATGGTCGGATCGGCGTACGCGCGATGCGGGATCCGCTGGTACCTGAAGGAGTTGCCGGTCATGCTCGGGTACCGCCTCGACGACAGGCTGCCCCTGGTCACCTGCCCCGTCCTGGTGGTCCGGGGCACCCTCGACATCATCTCGGGCCATGACTGGTGCGAGAAACTCACCCGTACGGCACGGCACGGACGCCTGGTCGAACTCACGGGCCGGCCGCATGCCGCGCACAGGGGAGGCGCCATGGACATCGCGGCCGCCATCCTCGCATCCCTCCCCGATCGGGGGGAACGGTTCCGGGAGTCGGCGCAGGCCGATGCCCCCCGGCAGGAAGGGCTGACGCCCACCCATCGCACCCGCACGGTGCGTACCTACCCGCCGGGGCCGCGCCCGTCCGGGGAGGTCATCGAGATGCGGAGCGTCACGGTGCAGGACCGGCAGTGCCGCTCCTACCCCGACGCCCACGGCTCGTCCGCCGGCCGTACCGAGCCCGACGGCGGGGCATCCGTGCCGGTCTTCGTGCTGATTCATGGCATCGGCATGTCCCACCGGTACTTCCGTCGGCTCGGCGCCCTCCTCTCCGCCTACGGCGAGGTGCACCTCATCGACCTGCCGGGGTACGGATGGACGAGGCGACCGGCGCACGCGACGACCAACGAGGGTACGGCGGAGCTCATCGGGAAACTCCTCGACGAGGCCGGTGCGTCGTCCTGTGTCGTCGTCGGGCATTCCATGGGGGCGCAGAGCGCGACGGAACTGGCCATCGAACGCCCGGACCTGGTCTCCCATCTCGTGCTGATCGGAGCCGCCGTGGACGCCGAACGCCGCACCGCCCGCCAGCAGGCCCTGAGGCTGGGCATCAACTCCGTCTTCGAGAAGCCGCTGCTGAGCACGGTCCAGTTTCTGGACGTCCTGCGGTGCGGCCCGCGGTGGTACGTCACCCAGCTCGGACTCGCGATGAGCTATCCGCTCGAGGACCGGCTGCCCCGGGTGGAACAGCCCGTGCTCGTGCTGCGCGGTTCACGCGACGTCGTCGCCGGCGCCGCCTGGTCGGACCGGCTCGCACGCACAGCGCGGCGGGGCGAAGCGGCCACCATCGACGGCGCACCCCACGCCGCCCATCACAGCGCCGCCGGCGCCGTGGCAACCGCCATCGCCGGCTTCCTCCAGCGGCGTCGGACCGGGTGA
- the xylA gene encoding xylose isomerase, with translation MTIEPTRDDKFSFGLWTVGWEAQDQFGSATRAPLDVVEAVNRLSDLGAYGITFHDNDLFPFGCSAADRQREIDRLTGVLKSTGMVVPMVTTNLFSHPVFKDGGFTSNDRGVRRFALRKVLDNIDLAAELGAKTFVMWGGREGSEYDAAKDIRGALERYREAVNLLGDYVTDKGYDIRFAIEPKPNEPRGDILLPTLGHAMAFIETLERPELVGINPETGHEQMAGLNFTHGIAQALYQGKLFHIDLNGQRSIKFDQDLVFGHGDLQNAFSLVDLLENGGPTGGPSYDGPRHFDYKPSRTEDMDGVWDSAAANMQTYLLLKERAAAFRADPEVQAALTASRVSEINEPTLNEGEGYEALRADRASYEDFDADAYFNGKGFGFVKLQQLFIEHLLGAR, from the coding sequence ATGACGATCGAGCCCACCCGCGACGACAAATTCTCCTTCGGCCTCTGGACGGTGGGCTGGGAGGCCCAGGACCAGTTCGGTTCCGCGACCCGAGCCCCCCTCGACGTGGTCGAGGCCGTCAACCGCCTGAGCGACCTCGGCGCCTACGGCATCACCTTCCACGACAACGACCTGTTCCCGTTCGGCTGCTCGGCGGCGGACCGCCAGCGCGAGATCGACCGGCTCACCGGGGTGCTGAAGTCCACCGGCATGGTGGTCCCCATGGTCACCACCAACCTGTTCAGCCACCCGGTCTTCAAGGACGGCGGCTTCACCAGCAACGACCGCGGCGTCCGCCGCTTCGCCCTCCGCAAGGTCCTGGACAACATCGACCTCGCCGCCGAGCTCGGCGCCAAGACGTTCGTCATGTGGGGCGGCCGCGAAGGCAGCGAGTACGACGCCGCCAAGGACATCCGCGGAGCCCTCGAGCGCTACCGCGAGGCCGTGAACCTGCTCGGCGACTACGTCACCGACAAGGGCTACGACATCCGCTTCGCGATCGAGCCCAAGCCCAACGAACCGCGCGGCGACATCCTCCTGCCCACGCTCGGACACGCGATGGCCTTCATCGAGACCCTCGAGCGCCCCGAACTGGTGGGCATCAACCCGGAGACCGGCCACGAGCAGATGGCGGGCCTGAACTTCACCCACGGCATCGCGCAGGCCCTCTACCAGGGCAAGCTGTTCCACATCGACCTCAACGGCCAGCGCAGCATCAAGTTCGACCAGGACCTCGTGTTCGGCCACGGCGACCTGCAGAACGCGTTCTCGCTCGTGGACCTGCTGGAGAACGGCGGCCCCACGGGCGGCCCGTCCTACGACGGACCGCGCCACTTCGACTACAAGCCCAGCCGCACCGAGGACATGGACGGCGTGTGGGACTCGGCGGCCGCGAACATGCAGACCTACCTGCTGCTCAAGGAGCGCGCCGCCGCGTTCCGCGCCGACCCCGAGGTCCAGGCCGCCCTCACGGCGTCCCGCGTCTCCGAGATCAACGAGCCCACGCTCAACGAGGGCGAGGGCTACGAGGCCCTCCGCGCCGACCGCGCCTCCTACGAGGACTTCGACGCCGACGCCTACTTCAACGGCAAGGGCTTCGGCTTCGTGAAGCTGCAGCAGCTCTTCATCGAGCACCTGCTCGGAGCCCGCTGA